A genomic window from Arvicola amphibius chromosome 5, mArvAmp1.2, whole genome shotgun sequence includes:
- the Tpx2 gene encoding targeting protein for Xklp2 isoform X1, with amino-acid sequence MSQVKTTYSFDAPTNFINFSSLDAEEDTENIDSWFDEKASLENKFLGKNGIGELFQGMRKAKVQQGRVTPLKAVDNTYYNEAEKENLQNHSVPSDVCSSVIAEGTVSGKTPVQPQRRSLRLSAQKDLEHKDKKHAPVEMKAKRCTTPARDLPPPKRMKMSHKKKPEEEEEGSTSRKKERESLEKAKGRRTVPAIPPARQKVLKSTEEQELEKRQKMQQEVVEMRKKNEEFKKLALAGPVQPVKKSVSQVTKTVDFHFLTDERIKQNPKNQEEYKEMNFMSELRKHPASPARVTKGCTIVKPFNLSKGKKRTFDEAVSTYVPIAQQVEAFHKRTPSRYHLRNKKDENLLPSRPVTKISRDPQTPILQTKYRARVVTCKSAAEQEAEELEKLQQYKFKARELDPRIFENGPVLPKIPVKPPTQPVGFDLEIEKRIQERESKKKSEDEHFEFHSRPCPTKILEDVVGVPEKKVIPATVPKSPVFALKNRIRLPPREDEEEDKPVVIRAQPVPHYGVPYKPHIPEARNVEVCPFSFDTRDKERQLQKEKKIKEMQKGEVPKFKALPLPHFDTINLPEKKVKNVTQAEPFLLETDKRGAYKTELWKHQLEEEQKQQKEAACFKARPNTVIFQEPFVPKKEKKSVAENLSGSLVQEPFQLATERRAKERQELEKRTAEMEAWKMQQLEEARQQEEQQQKEELARLRRELVHKANPIRKYTAVEVKSSELPLTVPVSPKFSTRFQ; translated from the exons ATGTCACAGGTTAAAACTACTTACTCTTTTGATGCCCCCACCAACTTTATCAACTTTTCATCTTTGGATGCCGAAGAAGATACTGAAAATATAGACTCTTGGTTTG atgagaaggcCAGCTTGGAGAACAAATTTCTTGGGAAGAATGGAATTGGAGAGCTTTTTCAGGGAATGAGAAAAGCCAAAGTTCAGCAAGGCCGTGTCACACCTTTGAAGGCAG TTGACAACACTTACTATAACGAGGCAGAAAAGGAAAATCTTCAAAACCATTCCGTTCCATCAGATGTGTGTTCTTCCGTGATTGCAGAGGGTACTGTATCAGGAAAAACTCCTGTCCAGCCTCAGAG GAGATCCCTTAGACTCTCTGCTCAGAAGGATTTGGAGCACAAAGACAAAAAACATGCCCCTGTTGAAATGAAAGCCAAGAGATGCACCACTCCTGCCCGTGACCTACCACCtcccaaaagaatgaaaat GTCTCATAAAAAGAaaccagaggaagaggaagaaggcagtacttccagaaagaaggagagagaaagtctAGAGAAAGCCAAGGGCAGACGTACTGTGCCTGCTATTCCACCTGCAAG GCAGAAGGTTCTTAAAAGCACCgaggagcaggagctggagaaaagacagaagatgCAGCAGGAGGTGGTGGAGATGCGGAAGAAGAATGAGGAGTTCAAGAAGCTTGCTCTGGCAGGGCCAG TGCAACCCGTGAAGAAATCCGTGAGCCAAGTCACCAAAACAGTTGACTTTCACTTCCTCACAGATGAGCGAATCAAACAAAATCCCAAGAACCAGGAAGAGTATAAAGAAATGAATTTCATGTCTGAACTTCGAAAGCATCCTGCATCACCT GCCCGAGTGACTAAAGGATGCACCATTGTTAAGCCCTTCAATCtgtccaaaggaaagaaaagaacatttgaCGAAGCAGTTTCTACCTATGTGCCCATTGCACAGCAGGTCGAAGCCTTCCACAAACGAACCCCTAGTAGATACCACCTGAGGAATAAGAAGGACGAGA ACTTGTTACCCTCCAGACCTGTGACCAAGATCTCAAGAGACCCCCAGACTCCCATACTGCAAACTAAATACCGTGCGAGAGTTGTGACCTGCAAAAGTGCAGCAGAACAGGAAGCCGAGGAGCTTGAGAAGCTGCAGCA ATACAAATTCAAAGCTCGGGAACTTGATCCCAGAATTTTTGAAAATGGCCCTGTCTTGCCCAAGATACCTGTTAAACCTCCCACTCAGCCTGTTGGTTTTGATTTGGAAATTGAGAAACGAATTCAGGAGagagaatcaaagaaaaaatcaGAGGATGAACACTTTGAGTTTCATTCCAGACCGTGCCCGACTAAGATCCTGGAAGATGTTGTG GGTGTTCCTGAAAAGAAGGTGATTCCAGCCACTGTCCCCAAGTCACCAGTTTTTGCATTGAAGAACAGAATTCGATTGCCCCCCAGAGAAGATGAG GAAGAGGACAAGCCAGTCGTGATACGAGCTCAGCCTGTGCCACATTATGGGGTGCCATACAAGCCCCACATCCCAGAGGCCCGAAACGTGGAGGTGTGCCCTTTCTCCTTCGATACCCGCGACAAAGAGCGCCAGttgcagaaggagaagaaaataaaagaaatgcagaaaggGGAG GTGCCCAAGTTCAAGGCACTTCCTTTGCCCCATTTTGACACCATTAATTTGCcagagaaaaaggtaaagaatgtgACTCAAGCTGAGCCTTTCTTGCTGGAGACAGACAAGAGAGGCGCCTATAAGACGGAGCTGTGGAAGCACCAG ctggaggaagagcagaagcagcagaaggaagcagCTTGCTTCAAGGCTCGTCCAAACACCGTCATCTTCCAAGAGCCCTTTGTTcccaagaaggagaagaaatcagTTGCTG AGAACCTTTCCGGTTCTCTAGTTCAGGAACCCTTTCAACTGGCCACCGAGAGGAGAGCCAAGGAGCggcaggagctggagaagaggaCGGCTGAAATGGAAGCCTGGAAAATGCAGCAGTTGGAGGAggccaggcaacaggaagagcaGCAGCAAAAGGAGGAGCTGGCCAGGCTACGGAGAGAACTG gtGCACAAGGCAAATCCGATCCGCAAGTACACAGCCGTGGAGGTGAAGTCCAGTGAGTTGCCGCTGACTGTGCCCGTGTCTCCTAAGTTCTCCACCCGATTCCAGTAG
- the Tpx2 gene encoding targeting protein for Xklp2 isoform X2 produces MSQVKTTYSFDAPTNFINFSSLDAEEDTENIDSWFDEKASLENKFLGKNGIGELFQGMRKAKVQQGRVTPLKAVDNTYYNEAEKENLQNHSVPSDVCSSVIAEGTVSGKTPVQPQRRSLRLSAQKDLEHKDKKHAPVEMKAKRCTTPARDLPPPKRMKMSHKKKPEEEEEGSTSRKKERESLEKAKGRRTVPAIPPARQKVLKSTEEQELEKRQKMQQEVVEMRKKNEEFKKLALAGPVQPVKKSVSQVTKTVDFHFLTDERIKQNPKNQEEYKEMNFMSELRKHPASPARVTKGCTIVKPFNLSKGKKRTFDEAVSTYVPIAQQVEAFHKRTPSRYHLRNKKDENLLPSRPVTKISRDPQTPILQTKYRARVVTCKSAAEQEAEELEKLQQYKFKARELDPRIFENGPVLPKIPVKPPTQPVGFDLEIEKRIQERESKKKSEDEHFEFHSRPCPTKILEDVVGVPEKKVIPATVPKSPVFALKNRIRLPPREDEEEDKPVVIRAQPVPHYGVPYKPHIPEARNVEVCPFSFDTRDKERQLQKEKKIKEMQKGEVPKFKALPLPHFDTINLPEKKVKNVTQAEPFLLETDKRGAYKTELWKHQLEEEQKQQKEAACFKARPNTVIFQEPFVPKKEKKSVAVQEPFQLATERRAKERQELEKRTAEMEAWKMQQLEEARQQEEQQQKEELARLRRELVHKANPIRKYTAVEVKSSELPLTVPVSPKFSTRFQ; encoded by the exons ATGTCACAGGTTAAAACTACTTACTCTTTTGATGCCCCCACCAACTTTATCAACTTTTCATCTTTGGATGCCGAAGAAGATACTGAAAATATAGACTCTTGGTTTG atgagaaggcCAGCTTGGAGAACAAATTTCTTGGGAAGAATGGAATTGGAGAGCTTTTTCAGGGAATGAGAAAAGCCAAAGTTCAGCAAGGCCGTGTCACACCTTTGAAGGCAG TTGACAACACTTACTATAACGAGGCAGAAAAGGAAAATCTTCAAAACCATTCCGTTCCATCAGATGTGTGTTCTTCCGTGATTGCAGAGGGTACTGTATCAGGAAAAACTCCTGTCCAGCCTCAGAG GAGATCCCTTAGACTCTCTGCTCAGAAGGATTTGGAGCACAAAGACAAAAAACATGCCCCTGTTGAAATGAAAGCCAAGAGATGCACCACTCCTGCCCGTGACCTACCACCtcccaaaagaatgaaaat GTCTCATAAAAAGAaaccagaggaagaggaagaaggcagtacttccagaaagaaggagagagaaagtctAGAGAAAGCCAAGGGCAGACGTACTGTGCCTGCTATTCCACCTGCAAG GCAGAAGGTTCTTAAAAGCACCgaggagcaggagctggagaaaagacagaagatgCAGCAGGAGGTGGTGGAGATGCGGAAGAAGAATGAGGAGTTCAAGAAGCTTGCTCTGGCAGGGCCAG TGCAACCCGTGAAGAAATCCGTGAGCCAAGTCACCAAAACAGTTGACTTTCACTTCCTCACAGATGAGCGAATCAAACAAAATCCCAAGAACCAGGAAGAGTATAAAGAAATGAATTTCATGTCTGAACTTCGAAAGCATCCTGCATCACCT GCCCGAGTGACTAAAGGATGCACCATTGTTAAGCCCTTCAATCtgtccaaaggaaagaaaagaacatttgaCGAAGCAGTTTCTACCTATGTGCCCATTGCACAGCAGGTCGAAGCCTTCCACAAACGAACCCCTAGTAGATACCACCTGAGGAATAAGAAGGACGAGA ACTTGTTACCCTCCAGACCTGTGACCAAGATCTCAAGAGACCCCCAGACTCCCATACTGCAAACTAAATACCGTGCGAGAGTTGTGACCTGCAAAAGTGCAGCAGAACAGGAAGCCGAGGAGCTTGAGAAGCTGCAGCA ATACAAATTCAAAGCTCGGGAACTTGATCCCAGAATTTTTGAAAATGGCCCTGTCTTGCCCAAGATACCTGTTAAACCTCCCACTCAGCCTGTTGGTTTTGATTTGGAAATTGAGAAACGAATTCAGGAGagagaatcaaagaaaaaatcaGAGGATGAACACTTTGAGTTTCATTCCAGACCGTGCCCGACTAAGATCCTGGAAGATGTTGTG GGTGTTCCTGAAAAGAAGGTGATTCCAGCCACTGTCCCCAAGTCACCAGTTTTTGCATTGAAGAACAGAATTCGATTGCCCCCCAGAGAAGATGAG GAAGAGGACAAGCCAGTCGTGATACGAGCTCAGCCTGTGCCACATTATGGGGTGCCATACAAGCCCCACATCCCAGAGGCCCGAAACGTGGAGGTGTGCCCTTTCTCCTTCGATACCCGCGACAAAGAGCGCCAGttgcagaaggagaagaaaataaaagaaatgcagaaaggGGAG GTGCCCAAGTTCAAGGCACTTCCTTTGCCCCATTTTGACACCATTAATTTGCcagagaaaaaggtaaagaatgtgACTCAAGCTGAGCCTTTCTTGCTGGAGACAGACAAGAGAGGCGCCTATAAGACGGAGCTGTGGAAGCACCAG ctggaggaagagcagaagcagcagaaggaagcagCTTGCTTCAAGGCTCGTCCAAACACCGTCATCTTCCAAGAGCCCTTTGTTcccaagaaggagaagaaatcagTTGCTG TTCAGGAACCCTTTCAACTGGCCACCGAGAGGAGAGCCAAGGAGCggcaggagctggagaagaggaCGGCTGAAATGGAAGCCTGGAAAATGCAGCAGTTGGAGGAggccaggcaacaggaagagcaGCAGCAAAAGGAGGAGCTGGCCAGGCTACGGAGAGAACTG gtGCACAAGGCAAATCCGATCCGCAAGTACACAGCCGTGGAGGTGAAGTCCAGTGAGTTGCCGCTGACTGTGCCCGTGTCTCCTAAGTTCTCCACCCGATTCCAGTAG